The nucleotide window ctctctctttctctctctgtctctctctctgtctgtctctctctctctctgtctctctctctctctctctctctctgtctctctctctctgtctctatctgtctctctgtcgctctctctctgtctctctctgtctctctgtcgctctctctctgtctctctctgtctctctgtcgctctctctctgtctctctctgtctctctgtcgctctctctctgtctctctctgtctctctgtcgctctctctctgtctctctctgtctctctctgtctctctctctctgtctctctgtcgctctctctctgtctctctctgtctctctgtcgctctctctctgtctctctctgtctctctgtcgctctctctctgtctctctctgtctctctgtcgctctctctctgtctctctctgtctctgtcgctctctctctgtctctctctctgtctctctctgtctctctgtcgctctctctctgtctctctctgtctctctgtcgctctctctctgtctctctctctctctctctgtctctgtctctgtctctatctgtctctctgtcgctctctctctgtctctctctctctgtctctatctgtctctctgtcgctctctctctgtctctctgtctgtctctctgtctctctctctctctctctgtctgtctctctctgtctctctctctgtctctctctctctctctgtgtctctctctgtctctctctgtctctgtctctctctctctctctctgtctctctctgtctctctctctctctttctctctctctctctctctctgtctctctctctctctctctctttctctctctctctgtctctctctctctctctgtctctgtctctctctctctctctgtctctctctctctctgtctctctctgtctctgtctctgtctctctctctctgtctctctctctctctctctgtctctctctgtctctctctctctctgtctctctgtctctccctctctctgtctctctctctctgtctctctctctctttctctctctgtctctctctctgtctgtctctctctctctctgtctctctctctctctctctctctctgtctctctctctctgtctctatctgtctctctgtcgctctctctctgtctctctctgtctctctgtcgctctctctctgtctctctctgtctctctgtcgctctctctctgtctctctctgtctctctgtcgctctctctctctctctctctgtctctctgtctctctctctctgtctctctctgtctctctgtcgctctctctctgtctctctctctctctctctgtctctatctgtctctctgtcgctctctctctgtctctctctctctgtctctatctgtctctctgtcgctctctctctgtctctctgtctgtctctctgtctctctctctctctctctgtctgtctctctctgtctctctctctgtctctctctctctctctgtgtctctctctgtctctctctgtctctgtctctctctctctctctctctctctgtctctctctgtctctctctctctctttctctctctctctctctctctgtctctctctctctctctctctttctctctctctctgtctctctctctctctctgtctctgtctctctctctctctctgtctctctctctctctgtctctctctgtctctgtctctgtctctctctctctgtctctctctctctctctctgtctctctctgtctctctctctctctctctgtctctgtctctctgtctctctctctctgtctctctctctctttctctctctgtctctctctctgtctgtctctctctctctctgtcgctctctctctgtgtgtctctatctctctctctctctctctctctctctctgtctctctctctctgtctctctctgtctctctctctgtctctctgtctctctgtctctctctctctgtctctctctgtctctctctctctctgtctctgtctctgtctctctctctctgtctctctctctctctctctgtctctgtctctccctctctctgtctctctctctctgtctctctctctctctctctctttctctctgtctctctctctctctctctctgtctctctctctctctctctgtctctctctctctctctctctttctctctctgtctctctctctgtctgtctctctctctctctgtcgctctctctctgtgtgtctctatctctctctctctctctctgtctctgtctctctctctctgtctctctctctctgtctctctctgtctctctctctctctgtctctgtctctgtctctctctgtctgtctctctgtgtctctctgtctctctctctgtctctctctctctttctgtctctcttctcttctcttcaccGCACACAGAGATCAAGAagacttttatttgtgttgccatggtaaccaggtattgatatttgttttatatttactggTATTGTATGGAACGATAAAAACTGTGACTAAATCAAAgttattcaaataaatgaaaaagtgaaTTAGCTGAAAGAAACCTTCATCACATTCAGAATCAGTGAAATGAATATACTTTAATAAGTCCAGATTTAAAGCAGCTTCAGAAGGatttacactttaaaataatgaataaaagacaaatgatCAAAGAGTTAAGACAACACAACCAGCATCATTAGGCTAAAGGTCTGCGGCGGTCGCTCAGTCCTGTCGTCTTCATTTTAGAATAACAGAGAACatgaattcaaaaaagttagaAACCAACAGAGTCCTGGTGGAGCTGAGAAGTCAAACCCTGGAGaaagtacatttaaaacacttgagACGGATCAGATCCCAGGTCCCAGGTCAGGTCTCTGTGCGCCCCCCTCCTCTGGCCCCCCTTCCCTGACTGATGCCGCAGTAATAAACCGCTGCGTCGCTCTGCTGGGAGCCGAGCATCCTCAGCATCCCGTCTGCTGCAGCAGAGACTCTATCCGGTCTGATCCCGGCGCCGTACTTCACATCAGACCGGTTTGTGGACCTGAAGCTCAGCAGCAGCTGAGGACGCTGCCCTGTTCGCTTCCTGTACCAGCTGATTGTGAAGGGGGCGGGGCCAGGCGGGGCAGGACTGAGTAGGgcaggagcagcagtggtggtgtTGTCggtgtccagcagggggcagtgcaGGGTGACTTCGTCCCCCACTCTCACATGAAGAGTGGAGGCTGGCAGGGCGGAGCAGACGCCTTCAACACCACAACAAAAAGTGAATCAGTGAAAGACGACGGACAAACAGAAAAGTTTGTTTGGTCTGTGgagctattttgtcccttcaggctcaccgtagataaCTTCATGcgctaaccttccatctacaggaagggccttactttatttcaaaataaaagcacacagcaagtaaagtactctcagcgtAAGACAGcacaacttttcaaaataaaagcctgacaggttttatttttaattgtgaaatgatggaatttcaaacatgcgattaaa belongs to Labrus mixtus unplaced genomic scaffold, fLabMix1.1 SCAFFOLD_69, whole genome shotgun sequence and includes:
- the sid1 gene encoding secreted immunoglobulin domain 1; its protein translation is MESEVIFVILISVCGVCSALPASTLHVRVGDEVTLHCPLLDTDNTTTAAPALLSPAPPGPAPFTISWYRKRTGQRPQLLLSFRSTNRSDVKYGAGIRPDRVSAAADGMLRMLGSQQSDAAVYYCGISQGRGARGGGRTET